The following proteins are encoded in a genomic region of Mycolicibacterium confluentis:
- a CDS encoding NADH-quinone oxidoreductase subunit B family protein — MLTEAAVKAEETLIHVLWINAGLSCDGDSVALTAATQPTVEEIALGALPGLPKVAVHWPLIDFECGPAGGADDFLSWFFKADRGELEPFVLVVEGSIPNEELHDEGYWCGFGNDPATGQPMTTSEWLDRLAPKATALVAAGTCATYGGIHAMAGNPTGAMGVPDYLGWDWKSKAGIPIVCVPGCPTHPDNLSETLTYLLYMATGQAPMIPLDDALRPQWLFGNTVHEGCDRAGYYEQGDFATEYGSHKCIVKLGCWGPVVKCNVPKRGWINGIGGCPNVGGICIGCTMPGFPDKFMPFMDEPPGGKLSTAASGLYGSVIRSLRHVTGHTVDREPKWRHRGTELVTGARRTW, encoded by the coding sequence ATGCTCACTGAAGCAGCAGTCAAAGCGGAAGAAACACTGATCCATGTTCTGTGGATCAATGCAGGTCTCAGTTGTGACGGCGATTCGGTGGCGTTGACTGCCGCCACCCAGCCCACGGTCGAGGAGATAGCCCTCGGCGCGCTGCCAGGCCTGCCCAAGGTCGCGGTGCACTGGCCGTTGATCGACTTCGAATGTGGACCTGCCGGTGGTGCCGACGATTTCCTCTCCTGGTTCTTCAAGGCCGACCGCGGCGAACTCGAGCCCTTCGTCCTCGTGGTCGAAGGCTCGATCCCGAACGAGGAACTCCATGACGAGGGGTACTGGTGCGGATTCGGCAACGATCCCGCCACCGGCCAACCGATGACCACCAGTGAATGGCTGGACCGGCTGGCGCCGAAGGCCACGGCCCTCGTCGCCGCAGGCACCTGCGCCACCTACGGCGGCATCCATGCGATGGCCGGGAACCCGACTGGGGCGATGGGGGTGCCGGACTACCTGGGGTGGGACTGGAAGAGCAAGGCCGGAATTCCGATCGTCTGCGTACCGGGGTGTCCCACCCACCCGGACAACCTGTCGGAGACGTTGACCTACCTGCTCTACATGGCCACCGGCCAGGCACCGATGATCCCCCTCGACGACGCGCTGCGACCGCAGTGGCTGTTCGGCAACACGGTGCACGAAGGCTGCGATCGGGCCGGCTACTACGAGCAGGGCGACTTCGCCACCGAGTACGGCTCCCACAAGTGCATCGTGAAGCTGGGCTGCTGGGGTCCGGTCGTGAAATGCAATGTGCCCAAGCGCGGTTGGATCAACGGCATCGGCGGCTGCCCCAACGTCGGGGGGATCTGCATCGGCTGCACAATGCCTGGATTCCCGGACAAGTTCATGCCGTTCATGGATGAACCGCCCGGCGGGAAGCTGTCCACCGCGGCGTCGGGTCTGTACGGATCGGTGATCCGCAGCCTGCGCCACGTCACCGGCCACACCGTGGACCGGGAGCCGAAGTGGCGACACCGCGGCACGGAACTCGTCACCGGCGCGCGTCGCACCTGGTAG
- a CDS encoding class I SAM-dependent methyltransferase, whose product MDSELETKHRTLWGQGDYAAIAEVVEPLGRLLVGAAGIGPGARVLDVAAGTGNAAIPAAEAGADVVATDLVPELLDVGRARAEAAGLSLDWRAANAEALPFADAEFDVVMSCIGVMFAPHHHDAADELTRVCRPGGTIALINWTPEGFVGQMFATMRPYVPPPPPGVSPPPLWGSEGHVVVLLDGAVDDVVVERRSLTVDRFPDGAAFRDHFKAHYGPTIAAYRGIADDPDRVAELDAALAQLGDAALGDGSTMEWEYLQVIARRAAAG is encoded by the coding sequence GTGGACAGCGAGTTGGAGACCAAACACCGCACGCTGTGGGGGCAGGGGGATTACGCCGCCATCGCTGAGGTGGTTGAACCACTGGGCCGGCTCCTCGTGGGGGCAGCCGGTATCGGACCCGGCGCAAGGGTGCTCGACGTCGCCGCGGGCACCGGAAACGCCGCGATCCCGGCGGCCGAAGCGGGCGCCGACGTGGTGGCCACCGATCTGGTGCCCGAACTGCTCGATGTGGGCCGTGCGCGCGCCGAGGCCGCAGGCCTGTCGCTGGACTGGCGTGCGGCCAACGCCGAGGCGTTGCCCTTCGCGGACGCCGAGTTCGATGTCGTGATGTCCTGTATCGGAGTGATGTTCGCACCGCATCACCACGACGCCGCCGATGAGTTGACGCGTGTGTGCCGACCCGGCGGGACCATCGCGCTGATCAACTGGACACCCGAGGGATTCGTCGGGCAGATGTTCGCGACCATGCGGCCGTACGTTCCTCCGCCGCCGCCAGGAGTGTCACCACCGCCCCTGTGGGGCAGTGAGGGACATGTGGTGGTGCTGCTCGACGGCGCGGTCGACGACGTGGTCGTTGAGCGCCGGTCGCTGACGGTGGACCGGTTTCCCGACGGTGCGGCGTTCCGAGACCATTTCAAGGCCCACTACGGTCCGACGATCGCGGCGTATCGCGGAATCGCCGACGATCCGGACCGGGTCGCGGAACTCGACGCCGCGCTGGCCCAGCTCGGGGATGCCGCGTTGGGTGACGGTTCGACCATGGAGTGGGAATACCTGCAGGTCATCGCGCGTCGGGCAGCAGCAGGTTGA
- a CDS encoding hydrogenase maturation protease, protein MAARILIAGIGNIFLGDDGFGSEVVRNLRYGADTGVRVVDYGIGGMHLAYDLLDDWDALILVDAVPDRGAPGRVEVFEADLESDSGAVGLDAHGMDPATVFASLRALGGSPPRTVVVGAQVHDVDEGIGLSASVRAAVPAAVRAVEDTVALLRAGDDALSESAN, encoded by the coding sequence GTGGCCGCCCGCATCCTGATCGCCGGCATAGGCAACATCTTCCTCGGTGACGACGGGTTCGGATCCGAGGTCGTGCGCAACCTGCGCTACGGCGCGGACACCGGCGTGCGCGTGGTCGACTACGGCATCGGCGGCATGCACCTCGCCTACGATCTGCTCGACGACTGGGATGCGCTGATCCTGGTGGACGCCGTTCCCGACCGCGGTGCGCCCGGCCGCGTCGAGGTGTTCGAGGCCGACCTCGAATCCGATTCGGGCGCTGTGGGTCTCGACGCACACGGGATGGATCCAGCGACGGTGTTCGCGAGCCTGCGCGCTCTCGGCGGCAGCCCACCCCGCACCGTGGTGGTGGGCGCCCAGGTGCACGACGTCGACGAGGGCATCGGGTTGTCCGCTTCGGTGCGCGCGGCCGTGCCCGCGGCGGTGCGCGCGGTCGAGGACACCGTCGCGCTGCTGCGTGCCGGCGACGATGCGCTGTCTGAGAGTGCGAACTGA
- a CDS encoding DUF6084 family protein has translation MSELTFSVLGVEPEPYAVTPTLAAHVGVAGASDDPVHAIALRCQVRIEPSRRSYADQEEPGLLDLFGPRERWAETQRTFLWQHTAAMVPGFSGAATTALPLPCTYDFEVAASKYLHALRDGTVPLQFLFSGTVFFKGDSGFRVQQVPWHCDDHYDMPVSVWRTLIATHFPDRGWVRLEHDTIAALASYKSQRGLLNLDDAVASLLTARAETP, from the coding sequence ATGAGCGAACTGACGTTCTCGGTACTCGGCGTCGAACCGGAGCCGTATGCCGTGACGCCCACGCTGGCGGCACACGTCGGGGTGGCCGGCGCCAGCGACGATCCGGTCCATGCGATCGCGCTGCGCTGTCAGGTGCGCATCGAACCCTCCCGGCGCAGCTATGCCGACCAGGAGGAACCCGGACTGCTCGACCTGTTCGGTCCGCGCGAACGCTGGGCCGAAACCCAGCGGACATTCCTGTGGCAGCACACCGCGGCGATGGTGCCCGGATTCTCCGGCGCGGCGACGACCGCGCTTCCCCTGCCATGCACCTACGACTTCGAAGTCGCCGCGTCCAAGTACCTGCACGCGCTGCGCGACGGAACCGTTCCGCTGCAGTTCCTTTTCAGCGGAACCGTGTTCTTCAAGGGGGACAGCGGTTTCCGCGTACAGCAGGTGCCGTGGCACTGCGATGACCACTACGACATGCCCGTGTCGGTCTGGCGCACCCTGATCGCCACGCACTTTCCCGACAGGGGTTGGGTGCGCCTGGAGCACGACACGATCGCCGCTCTGGCCTCCTACAAATCACAGCGCGGACTGCTCAACCTCGACGACGCGGTCGCCAGTCTGCTCACCGCACGGGCCGAGACGCCGTGA
- a CDS encoding DUF5947 family protein, whose translation MTTPFDILSRITSRPPPQTGERCEMCSEPIGDEHQHVVSVAGRQLMCVCRGCWLLFPADTADLRYRAVPDRCLSFPDFAVDRRAWDALQIPVGVAFFFRNSALGRVVAFYPGPAGACESELDLAQWEAITAADTRISEVVDDVEALLIRLPETGPPQCFLVPIDVCYEFVGGLRTVWRGFDGGGDARAFIDAFFAALAARAKERR comes from the coding sequence ATGACCACACCCTTCGACATCCTGTCGCGCATCACCTCCCGGCCGCCGCCACAGACCGGTGAGCGCTGCGAGATGTGCTCGGAGCCGATCGGCGACGAGCATCAGCATGTCGTCAGCGTGGCCGGCCGCCAACTCATGTGCGTGTGCCGCGGGTGCTGGCTGTTGTTCCCCGCTGACACCGCCGACCTGCGCTACCGTGCGGTGCCCGACCGGTGCCTGTCGTTTCCGGATTTCGCCGTGGACCGGCGAGCCTGGGACGCGCTGCAGATCCCGGTCGGGGTGGCGTTCTTCTTTCGGAACTCCGCGCTCGGCCGCGTCGTCGCCTTCTATCCCGGTCCGGCCGGGGCGTGCGAATCCGAACTCGACCTCGCCCAGTGGGAGGCGATCACCGCGGCCGACACCCGCATCTCCGAAGTCGTCGACGACGTCGAGGCGCTGTTGATCCGGCTGCCCGAAACCGGTCCACCGCAATGTTTTCTGGTTCCGATCGACGTCTGCTATGAGTTCGTCGGCGGCCTGCGCACGGTGTGGCGCGGGTTCGACGGCGGCGGCGACGCCCGCGCGTTCATCGACGCCTTCTTCGCCGCGCTCGCCGCACGCGCCAAGGAGCGGCGATGA
- a CDS encoding SDR family NAD(P)-dependent oxidoreductase: protein MTDLAKYGPWAVIAGGSEGVGAEFAAQLAADGFNLVLIARKPGPLEETADRCRGLGADVRTVSVDLLDPDAVSQITAATDDVEVGLLIYNAGANTCSELFLDGELADFGRVIDLNMTRMLELVQHYARLMRPRGRGGILLVGSMVGAHGSMRHSVYAGVKAFGRLFAESLWLELREQGIDVLELVLGVTRTPAMARVGLNFDVPGLKVSEPADVAREGLANLANGPVFIAGGNADAVHQGSGPDRAGIVLGAHRRIQKLLGRQ from the coding sequence GTGACCGACCTGGCTAAGTACGGGCCGTGGGCAGTGATCGCCGGGGGCTCAGAAGGCGTGGGCGCGGAGTTCGCCGCCCAACTGGCGGCCGACGGCTTCAACCTTGTGCTGATCGCCCGCAAACCCGGCCCGCTGGAGGAGACCGCCGACCGGTGCCGCGGCCTCGGCGCCGACGTGCGGACGGTGTCTGTGGACCTGCTTGATCCGGATGCGGTTTCGCAGATCACGGCCGCCACCGACGACGTCGAGGTCGGCCTGCTGATCTACAACGCCGGCGCCAACACCTGCAGTGAACTGTTCCTGGACGGCGAGCTGGCCGACTTCGGCCGCGTGATCGACCTCAACATGACCCGGATGCTGGAGTTGGTGCAGCACTACGCGCGCCTGATGCGCCCACGGGGCCGGGGCGGCATCCTGCTCGTCGGATCGATGGTCGGCGCGCACGGATCGATGCGGCACTCGGTGTACGCAGGCGTCAAGGCGTTCGGCCGGCTGTTCGCCGAGAGTCTCTGGCTGGAACTGCGTGAGCAGGGGATCGACGTCCTGGAACTGGTGCTGGGGGTGACCCGGACGCCAGCGATGGCCCGCGTGGGGTTGAACTTCGACGTGCCCGGGCTGAAGGTGTCCGAGCCCGCCGATGTGGCGCGCGAAGGCTTGGCGAACCTCGCCAACGGGCCCGTGTTCATCGCGGGCGGCAACGCTGATGCCGTGCATCAGGGCAGCGGACCGGACCGGGCCGGCATCGTGCTCGGGGCGCACCGCAGGATCCAGAAGCTTCTGGGCAGGCAGTGA
- a CDS encoding NifU family protein, translating into MAGRADPSAEDGRWRAAGDRIQALFDAAGGMGGTRARERAEALVGEVVGLYGEALHRMLAMADDAQVERLAQDDLVASLLLVHGLHPHDVHRRVSDALERVRPYLGSHGGDVELLEVVAGPQGSTARLRFAGSCQSCPSSAVTLEFAVEDAVRAAAPEVTTVEVVTEQAEPAEPGAPVIPADSLLDQVRARGAAAVRTVWHAVPELGDLTPGEVGGFEVGGTGVLACRVGDSLYAYRDHCPSCGDSLSGAALHRAAGSRDAVLRCPRCHAHYDAVHAGAGLGDTFGHLDPLPLLIRDGVLSLAVDVEPTEVSA; encoded by the coding sequence ATGGCAGGCCGCGCGGATCCTTCGGCGGAGGACGGCCGATGGCGCGCGGCGGGCGACCGGATCCAGGCGCTGTTCGACGCCGCCGGCGGGATGGGCGGCACCCGCGCGCGGGAGCGTGCCGAAGCGCTCGTCGGTGAGGTCGTCGGCCTTTATGGCGAGGCGCTGCACCGGATGCTCGCGATGGCCGATGACGCGCAGGTCGAAAGACTGGCCCAGGACGATCTGGTGGCCAGCCTGCTGCTGGTGCACGGTCTGCACCCGCACGATGTGCACCGCAGGGTGTCCGACGCCCTCGAGCGGGTGCGCCCCTACCTGGGGTCGCACGGCGGAGACGTTGAACTGCTCGAGGTGGTGGCCGGGCCGCAGGGCAGCACCGCCCGGTTGCGTTTCGCCGGCAGCTGCCAGAGCTGCCCGTCCTCGGCGGTGACGCTCGAATTCGCGGTCGAGGACGCCGTACGGGCTGCCGCACCGGAGGTCACCACCGTCGAGGTCGTCACCGAGCAGGCCGAACCGGCCGAACCCGGCGCGCCGGTGATTCCCGCCGACTCCCTGCTCGACCAGGTGCGGGCCCGAGGAGCCGCAGCGGTGCGGACCGTCTGGCATGCGGTCCCGGAACTCGGCGACCTGACCCCCGGCGAGGTCGGCGGGTTCGAGGTCGGCGGCACCGGTGTGCTGGCCTGCCGGGTCGGTGATTCCCTCTACGCCTACCGCGACCACTGTCCGTCGTGTGGCGACTCGTTGTCCGGGGCCGCCCTGCACCGCGCGGCGGGCTCGCGGGATGCGGTGCTGCGCTGTCCCCGATGTCATGCCCACTACGACGCGGTGCACGCCGGTGCAGGACTGGGTGACACTTTCGGGCACCTGGACCCGCTGCCACTGCTGATCCGCGACGGCGTGCTCAGTCTCGCGGTCGACGTCGAACCGACCGAGGTTTCGGCATGA
- a CDS encoding LLM class F420-dependent oxidoreductase, producing MRLGLSTPGVIQMPGVASTWEAGMTPADLATVARAADDLGYDYLICAEHVVVPVAERARRGDVYWDPVATLSYLAAHTSRIRLATSVVVLGYHHPLQIAKSYGTVDVLSGGRVVLGAGVGSLQPEFELLGAQFEDRGARADDALRALRAAWATPEPDYDGEYYAFSGMSVRPYAVQAHVPIWVGGRTRRSLRRAVDLGDGWMPFGLGFDELQTMLASVDLPDGFDVVLSTAAALDPVGDPQRAATVLRRLRDVGATAVTCTVGAVSADHYCDQLAALMALAQELEGDPA from the coding sequence ATACGGCTCGGACTGTCGACGCCCGGGGTGATCCAGATGCCGGGCGTCGCCTCCACATGGGAGGCCGGGATGACACCGGCCGACCTGGCGACCGTGGCCAGGGCCGCTGACGACCTGGGTTACGACTACCTGATCTGCGCCGAACACGTCGTGGTGCCGGTCGCCGAACGAGCCCGTCGCGGGGACGTCTACTGGGATCCGGTGGCCACGCTGAGCTATCTCGCGGCGCACACCAGCAGGATCCGGTTGGCCACCTCGGTCGTGGTGCTGGGGTATCACCACCCCCTGCAGATCGCCAAGAGCTACGGCACGGTCGATGTGCTCAGCGGCGGCAGGGTGGTCCTGGGTGCCGGCGTCGGCTCGCTGCAGCCGGAGTTCGAGCTTCTCGGTGCGCAGTTCGAGGACCGCGGCGCGAGGGCCGACGATGCGCTGCGGGCACTGCGCGCGGCGTGGGCGACACCCGAGCCGGACTACGACGGCGAGTACTACGCGTTCTCCGGCATGTCCGTGCGCCCGTACGCCGTGCAAGCTCATGTGCCGATCTGGGTTGGCGGCAGAACCAGGCGGTCCCTGCGCCGCGCGGTCGATCTCGGTGACGGCTGGATGCCGTTCGGGCTCGGGTTCGACGAGCTGCAGACGATGCTCGCGTCCGTCGACCTGCCCGACGGCTTCGACGTCGTGCTCAGCACCGCCGCCGCGCTGGACCCCGTTGGTGACCCGCAACGTGCCGCCACTGTGCTTCGCCGCCTGCGCGACGTCGGCGCGACGGCTGTCACCTGCACCGTCGGCGCAGTGTCCGCCGACCACTACTGTGACCAGTTGGCGGCCCTGATGGCGCTCGCACAGGAGTTGGAGGGGGATCCCGCATGA
- a CDS encoding DUF6390 family protein translates to MTADTRSPPRGWQLFASYAYPPNELGYCGPPDSGILLSDDAGAEIAAHARGFDGAWPYLEEIAAAAGISDPLDADVVRSYWLGTAGLPRVDGTRLVQHLRRALRGQPTGLLDHPDLDRHACADHSFHVFAVYPWVRFLSAGSGPSTPVRILQSCRIRWGTVESVDDDQVVLRSRPLLFTKGALTLGPAVPESVRWARGTMSLTARPRTGDTVSAHWDWVCARLDGAECDALAAATATTLRTVNLLLPDAR, encoded by the coding sequence ATGACGGCCGACACGCGGTCCCCACCTCGCGGATGGCAGCTGTTCGCCAGCTATGCCTACCCGCCGAACGAACTCGGGTACTGCGGGCCGCCAGATTCCGGAATTCTTCTGTCGGATGATGCCGGTGCCGAAATCGCGGCACACGCGCGCGGTTTCGACGGTGCGTGGCCCTATCTTGAAGAGATCGCCGCGGCGGCGGGCATCTCCGATCCGCTCGACGCCGACGTGGTGCGCAGCTACTGGCTGGGGACAGCGGGTCTGCCCCGGGTCGACGGCACTCGGTTGGTGCAGCATCTCCGGCGAGCGCTGCGGGGGCAACCGACAGGTCTGCTGGATCACCCCGACCTGGACCGCCATGCGTGTGCCGACCACAGCTTCCATGTCTTTGCGGTGTACCCGTGGGTGCGCTTCCTGAGCGCCGGAAGTGGGCCCTCGACCCCGGTGCGAATCCTGCAGTCCTGCCGGATCCGTTGGGGCACAGTCGAGTCGGTTGACGACGACCAAGTGGTGCTGCGCTCGCGTCCGTTGCTGTTCACCAAGGGTGCACTGACCCTGGGTCCAGCCGTTCCGGAGTCGGTGCGCTGGGCCCGCGGGACGATGTCGTTGACTGCGCGGCCGAGGACCGGCGACACCGTGTCAGCTCACTGGGACTGGGTGTGTGCGAGGCTGGACGGCGCCGAGTGCGACGCGCTGGCAGCAGCCACCGCGACGACACTGCGCACCGTCAACCTGCTGCTGCCCGACGCGCGATGA
- a CDS encoding HypC/HybG/HupF family hydrogenase formation chaperone: MCLGIPGRVVRVLDGYEGQLALADVAGEQRRVNIGMLADESFAPGDWVIIHMGFVVEKTDEAGAAEAMAGLQLMGRGEVEP, from the coding sequence ATGTGCCTGGGCATTCCGGGCCGGGTGGTCCGCGTTCTCGACGGTTACGAAGGGCAGTTGGCGCTCGCCGACGTCGCCGGTGAACAGCGCCGGGTCAACATCGGCATGCTGGCCGACGAGTCGTTCGCGCCGGGCGACTGGGTGATCATCCACATGGGCTTTGTCGTGGAGAAGACCGACGAGGCCGGCGCCGCCGAGGCGATGGCCGGGCTGCAGCTCATGGGTCGTGGCGAGGTCGAGCCATGA
- a CDS encoding SDR family oxidoreductase, with protein MATYAVTGSASGMGRAAAERLRAAGHTVIGVDLRDAEVVADLSTPEGRQAAASGVLEAAGGRLDGAVLAAGVGPTPGKDRPRLIMQINYFGVVELLEAWRPALASAGNAKVVVVASNSTTTVPVVPHRTVRALLAKDADRALRPLRKFGKAAPSIAYAGSKIGVARWVRRMAITRDWAGAGIRLNAIAPGAIMTPLLQKQLDTPSEAKAVNAFPVPIGGFGEPEDLAAWMEFMLSERADFLCGSVIFVDGGSDAYFRADDWPGAVPVAGLPRYLWRFARFKRSNG; from the coding sequence ATGGCGACGTATGCGGTGACCGGATCGGCATCGGGGATGGGACGCGCCGCGGCCGAAAGGCTGCGCGCTGCCGGACACACTGTGATCGGTGTGGACCTGCGCGACGCGGAGGTCGTCGCCGACCTGTCGACTCCGGAAGGGCGGCAGGCGGCGGCCTCCGGCGTGCTTGAGGCCGCAGGCGGGCGCCTCGACGGCGCCGTGCTGGCCGCGGGCGTCGGGCCGACCCCGGGTAAGGATCGCCCGCGGTTGATCATGCAGATCAACTACTTCGGCGTCGTCGAACTCCTCGAAGCCTGGCGGCCCGCCCTGGCATCGGCCGGCAACGCGAAGGTCGTGGTCGTGGCGAGCAATTCGACGACCACGGTGCCGGTGGTGCCGCACCGCACCGTTCGCGCACTGCTGGCCAAGGACGCCGACCGCGCACTGCGACCGCTGCGCAAGTTCGGCAAGGCTGCGCCGTCGATCGCCTACGCGGGGTCCAAGATCGGGGTGGCGCGCTGGGTCCGAAGGATGGCGATCACGCGTGACTGGGCCGGCGCCGGGATCCGGCTCAACGCCATTGCTCCGGGCGCGATCATGACCCCACTGCTGCAGAAGCAGTTGGACACCCCGTCGGAGGCCAAGGCCGTCAACGCCTTCCCGGTACCCATCGGCGGATTCGGCGAACCCGAAGACCTCGCCGCCTGGATGGAGTTCATGCTGTCGGAGCGGGCCGATTTCCTCTGCGGCAGCGTCATTTTCGTCGACGGTGGGTCCGACGCATACTTCCGGGCGGATGACTGGCCGGGCGCGGTCCCGGTGGCCGGTCTGCCGCGGTATCTGTGGCGGTTCGCCAGGTTCAAGCGCTCAAACGGCTGA
- a CDS encoding nuclear transport factor 2 family protein gives MSDLDDLLARVRRLEDERDIARLIASYGPAVDAGDADTTAKLWATDGVYDVEGWQMGSRADVHAMVSSSSHQALVAKGCSHFLGPCVVTVTGDAAVAVCESLVLVNDGDGYRVWRATANHFVLRRGAHGWEITRRTSRLLNGDPGAHGLLRSGLSGTQV, from the coding sequence ATGAGCGATCTCGATGACCTGCTGGCCCGCGTGCGCCGACTCGAGGACGAGCGTGACATCGCCCGGTTGATCGCCTCTTACGGCCCCGCCGTGGACGCCGGTGACGCCGACACCACGGCCAAGCTGTGGGCGACCGACGGCGTGTACGACGTCGAGGGCTGGCAGATGGGCTCCCGGGCCGACGTCCACGCCATGGTCAGCTCGTCGTCGCATCAGGCGTTGGTGGCCAAGGGTTGCAGCCATTTCCTCGGACCGTGCGTCGTCACGGTCACCGGGGATGCCGCAGTGGCGGTGTGCGAATCCCTGGTGCTGGTCAACGACGGCGACGGCTACCGCGTCTGGCGCGCCACGGCCAACCATTTCGTCCTGCGGCGTGGTGCGCACGGGTGGGAGATCACCCGGCGGACCAGTCGGCTGCTCAACGGGGATCCCGGCGCACACGGCCTGCTGCGCTCCGGGCTCAGCGGGACACAGGTCTGA
- a CDS encoding nickel-dependent hydrogenase large subunit translates to MTTIIPEPSQMTNEPGQLVEMAWDPITRIVGSLGIYTKIDFENRQVVECRSTSSIFRGYSIFMKGKDPRDAHFITSRICGICGDNHATCSCYAQNMAYGVKPPHLGEWLINLGEAAEYMFDHNIFQENLVGVDYCEKMVAETNPGVLKKAENTAAPHADAHGYKTIADIMRALNPFSGEFYREALQVSRYTREMFCLMEGRHVHPSTLYPGGIGTSATVQLMTDYMSRLMRYIEFMKKVVPMHDDLFDFFYEAIPGYDKVGLRRTLLGCWGSFQDPEVCNFAYKDMERWGDAMFVTPGVVIDGKLHTHSLLDINLGIRILLGSSYYDDWSDQEMFVKTDPLGNPIDRRHPWNQHTNPHPQKRDLEDKYSWVMSPRWFDGTDHLALDTGGGALARMWSTALAGLVDIGYVKSTGHSVQINLPKTALKGPVELEWHVPTAGSNTIERNRARTYFQAYAAAAALHFAEKALVEIRAGRTKTWEKFEVPDEAIGCGFTEAVRGVLSHHMVIRDGKIANYHPYPPTPWNASPRDSYDTPGPYEDAVQDQPIFEENNRENFKGIDIMRTVRSFDPCLPCGVHMYLGGGKTLQRLHSPTQTATGE, encoded by the coding sequence ATGACCACCATCATCCCCGAGCCGTCGCAGATGACGAACGAACCAGGCCAACTCGTTGAGATGGCCTGGGATCCGATCACCAGAATCGTCGGCAGCCTCGGCATCTACACCAAGATCGACTTCGAGAACCGGCAGGTCGTCGAATGCAGGAGCACCTCGTCGATATTCCGCGGCTACTCAATCTTCATGAAGGGCAAGGATCCGCGTGATGCGCACTTCATCACCAGCCGCATCTGCGGAATCTGTGGCGACAACCACGCCACCTGCTCCTGCTACGCCCAGAACATGGCCTACGGAGTCAAACCCCCACACTTGGGCGAATGGCTGATCAACCTCGGCGAGGCCGCCGAATACATGTTCGACCACAACATCTTTCAGGAGAACCTGGTCGGCGTGGACTACTGCGAGAAGATGGTCGCCGAGACCAACCCCGGGGTGCTCAAGAAGGCGGAGAACACCGCGGCGCCGCACGCTGACGCCCACGGCTACAAGACCATCGCCGACATCATGCGCGCCCTCAACCCGTTCTCCGGGGAGTTCTACCGGGAAGCCCTGCAGGTCAGCCGTTACACCCGAGAGATGTTCTGCCTCATGGAGGGTCGGCACGTCCATCCGTCGACGCTGTACCCAGGTGGCATCGGCACGTCGGCCACCGTTCAGTTGATGACCGACTACATGAGCCGGCTGATGCGCTACATCGAGTTCATGAAGAAGGTCGTGCCGATGCACGACGATCTCTTCGACTTCTTCTACGAAGCCATCCCCGGCTACGACAAGGTCGGCCTGCGCCGCACCCTGCTCGGGTGTTGGGGCAGCTTCCAGGATCCCGAGGTGTGCAACTTCGCCTACAAGGACATGGAACGGTGGGGCGACGCGATGTTCGTCACCCCGGGTGTGGTGATCGACGGCAAACTGCACACCCACTCGCTGCTGGACATCAACCTGGGGATCCGGATCCTGCTCGGCAGTTCGTATTACGACGACTGGTCCGATCAGGAGATGTTCGTCAAGACCGATCCCCTCGGCAACCCGATCGACCGCAGGCACCCGTGGAATCAGCACACCAATCCACACCCGCAGAAGCGCGATCTGGAGGACAAATACAGCTGGGTGATGTCACCGCGCTGGTTCGACGGCACCGATCACCTGGCCCTGGACACCGGCGGCGGTGCGCTGGCCCGGATGTGGTCCACCGCGCTGGCGGGCCTGGTCGACATCGGCTACGTCAAGTCCACCGGACACAGCGTCCAGATCAACCTGCCCAAGACCGCGCTCAAAGGCCCGGTCGAACTGGAATGGCACGTGCCCACGGCCGGGTCGAACACCATCGAACGCAACCGGGCCCGCACGTACTTCCAGGCCTACGCGGCCGCTGCCGCACTGCATTTCGCCGAGAAGGCGTTGGTGGAGATCCGCGCGGGGCGTACGAAGACGTGGGAGAAGTTCGAGGTGCCCGACGAGGCGATCGGCTGCGGGTTCACCGAGGCGGTGCGCGGCGTGCTGAGCCATCACATGGTGATCCGCGACGGCAAGATCGCCAACTACCATCCCTATCCGCCCACCCCGTGGAACGCCAGCCCACGCGACAGCTACGACACACCGGGCCCCTACGAGGATGCGGTGCAGGACCAGCCGATCTTCGAGGAGAACAACCGGGAGAACTTCAAGGGCATCGACATCATGCGCACGGTCCGCAGTTTCGACCCGTGCCTGCCGTGCGGTGTCCACATGTATCTCGGAGGCGGCAAGACCCTGCAGAGGCTGCATTCGCCCACCCAGACCGCCACCGGGGAGTAG
- a CDS encoding DUF6893 family small protein: MEVLGWAAAIVVVLALSVGVVVGVRSIPDVRRYLKMRQM, translated from the coding sequence ATGGAGGTCCTGGGTTGGGCGGCGGCAATCGTCGTGGTGCTGGCGCTGTCAGTCGGTGTCGTTGTCGGTGTGCGGTCGATCCCCGACGTTCGCCGCTATCTGAAGATGCGGCAGATGTAG